One window of Haloarcula salinisoli genomic DNA carries:
- a CDS encoding tyrosine-type recombinase/integrase, translated as MPKSPDSDSLTNQDEPSWTLLDRDGLVDAYWDVVAPAMRADGLDPETEQPTYEWLNENGFRRFIYTLQEHHDTTVTEFCKQDLELESQGYDWEIDHADTVEALERYLDRQQQRKSWSESTIDAHRSRLGRYVRAYADVNDADDLLSPVARESAIPAHEAVDACWATFDELDQEVARETLRRIYITVSDWYTTLVSRREAALNPTDGLDYNWSGDDAGTTSNPPLGPDHVAALFEAAEDTREKLLVVALCGWGLRSGEVAALHADQLVLEDDAPRIEFESRKNGPGSVALIYGQDVVETRTAQFSDNEDWSGYLFPSPRSSSGHRTGGTIRNWFDELAERAALPAMIDGRRPVPQMARRFWYDRYSSTVEELVEHQIQEVAEEQGSASASVVWEDYLSEDRRRELRREFMREKLALAFESEPN; from the coding sequence ATGCCGAAATCGCCTGATTCAGATTCACTCACCAATCAGGACGAGCCCTCCTGGACGCTGCTGGACCGCGACGGCCTCGTCGACGCCTACTGGGACGTCGTCGCCCCCGCCATGCGGGCCGACGGACTCGACCCCGAGACCGAGCAGCCGACCTACGAATGGCTCAACGAAAATGGGTTCCGCCGCTTCATCTACACACTGCAAGAACACCACGATACCACCGTCACGGAATTCTGCAAGCAGGACCTCGAACTCGAATCCCAAGGGTACGACTGGGAGATTGACCACGCCGACACTGTCGAAGCACTGGAACGCTACCTAGACCGCCAGCAACAGCGCAAGTCCTGGAGTGAGTCCACCATCGACGCACATCGGAGTCGTCTCGGGCGGTACGTGCGTGCCTACGCCGATGTGAACGACGCAGATGACCTCCTCTCGCCGGTCGCCAGAGAGTCAGCGATACCTGCGCACGAAGCTGTCGACGCCTGCTGGGCTACGTTCGACGAGCTGGACCAAGAGGTTGCCCGAGAGACGTTACGGCGCATCTACATCACCGTCTCGGACTGGTACACGACACTGGTCAGCCGTCGCGAAGCGGCGTTGAATCCCACCGACGGACTCGACTACAACTGGAGCGGAGACGACGCCGGGACGACGTCGAATCCTCCCCTGGGGCCCGACCACGTCGCAGCTCTGTTCGAAGCCGCCGAAGACACTCGTGAGAAGTTACTCGTCGTGGCGCTCTGCGGGTGGGGGCTCCGGTCGGGCGAGGTTGCAGCCCTTCATGCCGACCAACTCGTGTTGGAGGACGATGCACCCCGCATCGAGTTCGAGAGCCGCAAAAACGGTCCAGGGTCGGTCGCCCTCATCTACGGCCAGGACGTCGTCGAAACTCGAACCGCACAGTTTTCTGATAACGAAGACTGGAGCGGGTACCTGTTTCCGTCGCCCCGGTCGTCGAGTGGTCACCGAACCGGCGGAACCATCCGCAACTGGTTCGACGAGCTCGCCGAACGAGCTGCGCTCCCAGCAATGATCGATGGCCGTCGGCCGGTCCCCCAGATGGCCCGGCGGTTCTGGTACGACCGGTATTCTTCCACTGTCGAAGAGCTGGTCGAGCACCAGATTCAGGAGGTCGCTGAGGAACAGGGGAGTGCCTCTGCAAGCGTGGTCTGGGAAGATTACCTCTCAGAGGATCGTCGCCGCGAACTCCGACGAGAGTTCATGCGAGAAAAGCTTGCACTTGCCTTCGAGAGTGAGCCGAACTGA
- a CDS encoding pilin has product MAQTTIGDTYCGTSVEGLLDVTFGALVGLGLPATMFYVGRSGLSYMRASGNPNQQNEARKDLILSMTGFGVILLAIVSPELIDKFASAASVQFSDCVKPLS; this is encoded by the coding sequence ATGGCCCAAACAACGATTGGAGATACCTACTGTGGGACCAGCGTCGAGGGGCTCCTCGATGTCACGTTCGGGGCCCTTGTCGGGCTTGGACTCCCAGCGACGATGTTCTACGTCGGTCGCTCTGGACTCTCGTATATGCGAGCGTCGGGTAATCCCAACCAGCAAAATGAGGCCCGCAAGGACCTCATTCTGTCGATGACTGGCTTTGGGGTAATTCTCCTGGCGATTGTCTCGCCAGAACTCATTGACAAATTCGCTAGTGCAGCGAGTGTCCAGTTCAGCGACTGCGTGAAACCACTCAGCTAA
- a CDS encoding transposase, whose translation MTSQEHRLTDAYLVGLTLTEALKADQSLCTALRTLEGPFDSLNDGYPEWHPAPHSFEGMVRLLLYRELTGESYRSLAQYPELAVVFDLEKIPDESVLSRTWRNRFDEATREFVTTAAHYVIKEVHDRDISAPEVRPKAEIVDDEQEAADPVEDKSFSQEEIIQTTRLARDHAFGHFDSGRASNASYEDTQFFELQTFMGMVHCGTAQGATRFQYRHGEEYSPHGDTHLRAVKQFDPEELVNGFNETTDRLLSVIASEASFRRPVTAAIDITTIPYYGEVEGMPMVSGTKDRDGRAFKFATLSIIGQNIPLVLAVEPVRESSEWDENPSNQIHRTVRRLVRRAKEQVPIETVLCDREFDSIQVFQTLSNLDVNYLIPKRVSSSERDVLEQMEGDDQEVAVESASIHVESGSHPMRLLYVPSTSGEGTAVFATNLRVGPEEAETFCQRYSRRWQIESEYKSIKGDFLAKTSSKDYRIRLFYFVFAVLLYNIWRLTDFLLKASVGGEMDYAPVITAGECVELVASSLIPHD comes from the coding sequence ATGACTTCTCAGGAGCACCGATTGACCGACGCCTACCTTGTCGGGTTGACACTCACAGAGGCACTCAAAGCCGATCAGTCCCTCTGCACGGCTCTTCGAACTCTGGAGGGGCCGTTCGATTCGCTCAATGACGGCTACCCAGAGTGGCATCCAGCACCGCACTCGTTCGAGGGGATGGTACGCTTGTTACTCTACCGCGAACTCACTGGCGAAAGCTACCGTTCGCTCGCCCAGTATCCCGAACTCGCAGTTGTCTTCGACTTGGAGAAAATCCCCGACGAATCGGTGCTCTCGCGGACCTGGCGTAACCGGTTCGACGAGGCGACCCGGGAGTTCGTCACCACAGCCGCCCACTACGTCATCAAGGAAGTCCACGATCGCGACATCTCAGCGCCGGAGGTGCGGCCTAAGGCAGAGATCGTCGACGATGAGCAAGAAGCCGCAGATCCAGTAGAAGACAAATCCTTCTCACAGGAGGAGATCATCCAGACAACGCGCCTCGCGCGTGATCACGCCTTCGGTCACTTCGACTCTGGTCGGGCGTCGAACGCCTCGTACGAGGACACACAATTCTTTGAGCTACAGACGTTCATGGGGATGGTCCACTGTGGAACTGCGCAGGGAGCGACTCGCTTCCAATATCGCCATGGCGAAGAGTACAGCCCCCATGGTGATACCCACCTCCGCGCCGTCAAGCAGTTCGATCCCGAAGAACTCGTGAACGGATTCAACGAGACAACGGATCGCTTGCTCTCCGTGATCGCCTCGGAAGCATCCTTTCGAAGGCCGGTCACCGCTGCAATCGATATCACGACTATTCCCTATTACGGAGAGGTCGAAGGAATGCCGATGGTCAGCGGGACCAAGGACAGAGACGGTCGAGCATTCAAATTCGCAACCCTCTCGATCATCGGGCAGAACATCCCGCTCGTTCTGGCGGTTGAGCCGGTCCGTGAGAGTTCCGAGTGGGATGAGAACCCGTCGAATCAGATCCATCGTACTGTGCGACGGCTCGTTCGACGAGCGAAAGAACAAGTTCCGATCGAGACGGTGCTGTGTGATCGAGAGTTTGACTCGATACAAGTGTTCCAGACACTCTCAAACCTCGATGTGAACTACCTCATTCCGAAGCGAGTCTCAAGCTCCGAACGGGATGTGCTCGAACAAATGGAGGGAGACGACCAAGAGGTGGCTGTTGAGTCGGCTTCTATCCATGTAGAATCTGGATCGCATCCAATGCGGCTCCTGTACGTGCCGTCGACGAGTGGGGAGGGAACGGCCGTCTTCGCGACGAATCTACGAGTCGGTCCTGAGGAAGCCGAGACATTCTGTCAGCGCTACAGCCGCCGGTGGCAGATCGAGAGTGAGTACAAATCGATCAAAGGTGATTTTCTCGCGAAGACCTCCTCGAAAGACTACCGCATTCGTTTGTTCTACTTCGTTTTCGCGGTCCTCTTGTACAATATCTGGCGGCTCACCGACTTCCTGCTGAAAGCGAGTGTGGGAGGTGAGATGGACTACGCACCTGTGATTACTGCGGGTGAGTGTGTTGAGCTCGTTGCCTCGTCGTTGATTCCACACGACTAA